The following proteins are encoded in a genomic region of Desulfuribacillus stibiiarsenatis:
- a CDS encoding aminopeptidase, whose translation MDVRVQELAKKLITYSVELKPGENLLIEVVGQNIPLVQEVIKEAYRAGANPFVTIKDPQINRQLLFGANAEQLDAIGEWELARMKAMDAYLGIRGGNNANEMADVPGDKMKLYMEHLMHKVHGQERVPNTKWCVMRYPNESMAQLANMSTEAFANFYFDVCNLDYAKMSKAMDPLVELMNRTDQLRITGVGTELTFSIKDIPAIKCDGKMNIPDGEIFTAPVRDSVNGYISYNAPAVYQGYTYENIRLEFENGKIVKATANNTEKINEIFDTDEGARYVGEFAIGVNPYIHTPMKDTLFDEKIRGSFHFTPGKCYDEASNGNQSAIHWDLVCIQNPEYGGGEIYFDDVLIRKDGLFVIDELKGLNPEALR comes from the coding sequence ATGGACGTAAGGGTACAAGAACTTGCGAAAAAGTTAATTACATACTCAGTAGAATTAAAACCTGGCGAGAATTTATTAATCGAAGTTGTCGGGCAGAACATACCCTTAGTGCAAGAAGTGATTAAAGAAGCATATCGTGCTGGTGCAAACCCATTTGTCACGATTAAAGACCCGCAGATTAACCGACAATTGTTATTCGGTGCCAATGCCGAACAATTAGATGCCATTGGGGAATGGGAATTAGCGAGGATGAAGGCGATGGATGCTTATCTTGGCATCCGTGGTGGGAATAATGCTAACGAGATGGCAGATGTCCCTGGAGACAAAATGAAACTGTATATGGAGCATCTGATGCATAAGGTGCATGGGCAAGAACGAGTTCCGAATACGAAGTGGTGTGTGATGAGATATCCGAATGAATCGATGGCACAGTTGGCCAATATGAGTACGGAAGCCTTTGCCAATTTTTACTTTGACGTTTGCAATCTTGATTATGCGAAGATGTCAAAGGCTATGGATCCATTAGTAGAGTTAATGAACCGTACGGATCAATTAAGGATAACAGGTGTTGGTACAGAGCTTACATTCTCAATCAAGGACATTCCAGCGATTAAATGCGATGGGAAAATGAACATTCCAGACGGGGAAATATTCACAGCTCCTGTTCGTGATTCCGTCAATGGTTATATTTCATACAATGCACCTGCTGTGTATCAGGGTTATACCTACGAGAACATTCGCTTAGAATTTGAGAACGGCAAAATTGTGAAGGCTACTGCTAACAATACAGAGAAAATCAATGAGATTTTTGATACGGATGAAGGGGCACGATATGTTGGAGAGTTTGCGATTGGTGTAAATCCATATATTCACACTCCGATGAAGGATACGCTCTTTGATGAGAAGATTCGCGGTAGCTTCCACTTCACACCTGGCAAGTGTTACGATGAAGCAAGTAATGGCAATCAATCAGCCATCCATTGGGATTTAGTATGTATCCAAAACCCTGAATATGGTGGTGGAGAGATATATTTCGATGATGTGCTAATTCGCAAGGACGGATTATTCGTCATTGATGAACTCAAGGGGTTAAATCCTGAGGCTTTGCGTTAA
- a CDS encoding DUF2935 domain-containing protein, whose translation MKPTNYNQVALFEHRFWLQVLGDHARFIFDNLSPDEKEEIQKAHYFIYVFDQLLNKARTNLSEAAIMELNQEATLYAQEIRLFKLHLIQRQLVGNIVIGLPPTFINHMVTEVEEYLRVLCFLIDHKIPVFHPIDLHLAWLLDAAGHAAAVSGDVDMVEKKVIEKSDEFTERFEEMYIKAVEIADYMRTGLTQFPALNRFNVQVADEITMFKVFLRELEKLELSKQLLGTVTALMLDHMAREECYYLVKLAQVTALQPPPCDPTKPRTEMNPCQEVPTQPIKSMTVAEEQDTPEAQSDSDAEEQ comes from the coding sequence TTGAAACCTACGAATTATAATCAAGTCGCACTATTTGAACACCGTTTTTGGTTGCAAGTACTAGGGGATCATGCCCGCTTTATTTTTGACAATTTGTCGCCAGATGAGAAGGAAGAAATCCAAAAAGCTCATTACTTTATTTATGTTTTTGACCAATTACTGAACAAAGCTAGAACGAACTTATCAGAAGCAGCAATCATGGAGTTGAATCAAGAAGCTACGTTATATGCACAAGAAATTCGCTTATTTAAGTTGCATTTAATTCAACGTCAATTAGTAGGGAATATCGTCATTGGATTACCACCGACGTTTATCAATCACATGGTAACAGAGGTTGAAGAGTATCTGCGTGTTTTATGTTTCTTAATTGATCACAAGATTCCTGTGTTTCACCCCATTGATCTTCATCTTGCTTGGTTACTGGATGCAGCAGGGCATGCGGCCGCAGTCAGTGGCGATGTAGATATGGTGGAAAAGAAAGTAATCGAAAAAAGCGATGAGTTTACCGAACGTTTTGAAGAAATGTATATTAAGGCTGTTGAGATTGCAGATTATATGCGTACAGGGCTAACACAATTTCCAGCTTTAAATCGTTTTAATGTCCAGGTAGCAGATGAAATCACAATGTTTAAAGTGTTCCTTCGTGAATTAGAGAAGTTAGAGCTAAGTAAACAATTACTTGGCACAGTTACTGCTTTAATGCTTGATCATATGGCCCGCGAAGAGTGCTATTACTTAGTAAAGCTAGCACAGGTAACAGCGTTACAGCCACCGCCATGTGATCCAACGAAACCAAGGACGGAAATGAACCCATGTCAGGAAGTTCCTACACAACCAATAAAGTCTATGACAGTTGCGGAGGAACAGGATACCCCTGAAGCTCAATCAGATAGTGATGCCGAAGAACAATAG
- a CDS encoding GlsB/YeaQ/YmgE family stress response membrane protein has translation MNFIWFLIIGLIAGWAGGQIMRGRGFGIGGNIIVGIIGAFIGGFVLDLIGYTTYGLIGSLIMAIVGAVILLFIVNMFRFGEARVEDKH, from the coding sequence ATGAACTTTATTTGGTTTCTAATTATAGGTTTAATTGCTGGTTGGGCCGGAGGTCAGATTATGCGCGGAAGAGGTTTCGGCATTGGCGGAAATATCATTGTAGGTATTATCGGTGCCTTTATCGGGGGCTTTGTTCTTGACTTAATCGGCTATACAACTTACGGTTTAATCGGTTCATTAATCATGGCAATTGTCGGTGCGGTAATTTTGTTATTTATCGTCAATATGTTCCGATTTGGGGAAGCCCGAGTTGAAGATAAGCATTAA
- a CDS encoding peroxiredoxin, translated as MPKGATHTATIKVGDKAPEFEMKACGPKDRIKLSDYIGNKNVFLVFYPLNWTPVUTNQIPSYEKEISRFEGLNTQVLGISVDSVPSHEAWQKSLGGISFPLGSDFYPHGAIAQKYGVLREEGISERALFIIDKDGIVQYIDVHPIEQQPDNEEIFKVLEKLQ; from the coding sequence ATGCCAAAAGGAGCTACACATACAGCAACCATAAAAGTTGGTGATAAAGCCCCAGAATTTGAAATGAAAGCATGTGGTCCAAAAGATCGGATTAAACTTAGTGACTACATAGGCAACAAAAACGTTTTCTTAGTCTTCTACCCTCTGAATTGGACCCCGGTTTGAACCAATCAAATTCCTTCGTATGAGAAAGAGATTTCTCGTTTTGAAGGTTTAAATACCCAAGTATTGGGTATTAGTGTAGATAGTGTACCAAGTCATGAAGCGTGGCAGAAATCACTTGGAGGCATTTCCTTCCCGTTAGGATCTGATTTTTATCCACATGGAGCGATTGCCCAAAAGTATGGTGTGTTAAGGGAAGAAGGTATTTCTGAACGAGCGTTGTTTATCATTGATAAGGATGGAATCGTCCAATATATCGATGTTCATCCGATAGAGCAGCAACCGGATAATGAGGAAATATTTAAGGTATTGGAAAAACTACAATAA
- a CDS encoding metallophosphoesterase, which yields MILLSILILGFLGMCYTYWNTFRPILREVQVDLSRGKYDIDGLRVLHLSDMHMERISVTPEKMFEHIATTKPDMIVLTGDYLDQAENLPKWKLYMEQLANLKPRYGMFAVLGNHDYRIQDKVQELIEIMESFDCKVLFNESVQIQHNQQTINIIGIDDYHTRRSNIQQSFKNVKEGATIVITHDPNIILHMDKEYRIDYLMAGHLHGGQFNIPYAFMIYPMGALPRNKMYKGLLDYKGTRLYISEGLGQSALNVRFNSRPEITLHKL from the coding sequence ATGATCCTATTATCAATCTTGATTTTGGGCTTTTTAGGTATGTGCTATACGTACTGGAATACGTTCCGACCGATTCTGCGTGAAGTTCAAGTTGATCTTTCAAGAGGGAAATACGACATTGATGGATTACGCGTCCTACATCTTTCTGACATGCATATGGAAAGGATATCTGTTACCCCAGAGAAAATGTTTGAACATATCGCTACCACAAAACCTGATATGATTGTCTTAACGGGTGATTATCTTGATCAAGCTGAGAACCTTCCGAAATGGAAACTGTATATGGAGCAATTAGCCAATCTGAAACCTAGATATGGAATGTTCGCAGTATTAGGAAATCATGATTATCGTATTCAAGATAAAGTACAAGAGCTTATTGAAATTATGGAGTCGTTCGACTGTAAAGTGCTTTTCAATGAGTCTGTCCAAATCCAACACAACCAACAAACGATTAACATCATCGGAATTGATGACTACCATACCCGTCGTAGCAATATTCAGCAATCGTTTAAAAATGTAAAAGAAGGCGCGACGATTGTAATTACCCATGATCCCAATATTATATTGCATATGGATAAGGAGTATAGAATCGATTATCTAATGGCAGGGCATTTACACGGTGGACAATTCAACATACCGTACGCATTCATGATATATCCCATGGGAGCATTGCCAAGGAACAAGATGTATAAAGGGCTATTGGATTACAAAGGAACGCGACTGTATATTAGCGAAGGCTTAGGGCAAAGCGCATTAAACGTAAGGTTTAATTCCCGTCCAGAAATCACATTGCACAAATTGTAA
- a CDS encoding protoporphyrinogen/coproporphyrinogen oxidase yields the protein MNYHQDEPPNQQYVNADVIVIGAGLAGLTAAYDLQKQGKKVLVLEAENRVGGRIFTDQVDDSIFEVGAQFVSGFYIETMKLIKELEIDSYLEQFHNAMFMDINGTFQIADQDSLWHRMFPPGLTIIDRLSLLAIFKDLIKYRKQISFQHIEKSAGIDQMTVEEYALEKLNDRILSKTIDPVLSSMFFMLPSEPSITLYMSLIKNSLKFNLFTLKGGMQRLPEALANLCDVKLGYKATQVLKRQWGWTVITDRMLRLDGMNDNRRSHEVWNASQVVVAIPSHYADALFPNAFDLSIAQSNFLKKQYYSKTTCVAHGYNFRFRPGAFSFITPSTEHVGISSISLEHEKCATHIPKGLGVHCAYTHKNFTSKIAHLQPVEKKRTILQEVEKIIPKYRQHVTWSKLYDMPIGLPCPYVGKAQEVVDFQNDQRKNARSGLVFCGDYLNWSSIEGAIVTGHTAANILSKVNT from the coding sequence ATGAATTATCATCAAGATGAACCACCAAATCAGCAATATGTGAACGCGGATGTCATTGTCATTGGAGCAGGTCTCGCAGGTTTGACTGCCGCTTATGATTTGCAAAAACAAGGGAAAAAAGTATTGGTTCTAGAAGCAGAAAATCGAGTCGGTGGTCGCATATTCACAGACCAAGTCGATGATTCTATATTTGAGGTAGGAGCTCAATTCGTTTCAGGGTTTTATATAGAGACTATGAAATTGATAAAGGAATTGGAAATTGATAGTTATCTTGAACAATTTCATAACGCGATGTTCATGGACATCAATGGAACATTTCAGATTGCCGATCAAGATTCACTTTGGCATCGAATGTTTCCTCCAGGATTAACGATAATTGATCGTTTAAGTTTATTAGCAATATTCAAAGATTTAATAAAATACCGCAAACAAATAAGCTTTCAACACATTGAGAAAAGTGCTGGAATCGATCAAATGACAGTTGAAGAATATGCATTAGAAAAGTTAAATGATAGGATTTTGTCAAAGACGATTGATCCAGTATTATCATCCATGTTCTTCATGTTACCATCAGAGCCTAGTATTACGCTGTATATGTCTTTAATCAAGAACAGCTTAAAGTTTAATCTGTTTACGTTAAAAGGCGGTATGCAACGACTTCCGGAGGCTCTGGCGAACCTCTGTGATGTGAAACTAGGATATAAGGCAACGCAAGTGTTAAAACGGCAGTGGGGCTGGACGGTTATAACGGATCGAATGCTGAGGCTAGATGGGATGAATGATAATAGAAGATCACATGAGGTCTGGAATGCTTCTCAAGTTGTAGTGGCGATTCCGAGTCACTATGCCGATGCGCTTTTTCCTAATGCTTTTGACTTGTCGATAGCACAATCAAATTTCTTAAAGAAACAATATTACTCGAAAACAACATGTGTAGCACATGGTTACAATTTCCGTTTCCGACCTGGCGCTTTTAGCTTTATTACACCATCGACTGAACACGTTGGCATTTCTTCCATATCCCTAGAACACGAAAAATGTGCAACACACATTCCAAAAGGATTAGGCGTTCATTGCGCGTATACCCATAAGAACTTCACTTCAAAGATCGCCCATTTACAACCAGTGGAAAAAAAGCGAACAATACTTCAAGAAGTAGAAAAAATCATACCGAAATACCGCCAGCATGTCACTTGGTCTAAGTTATATGATATGCCGATTGGTCTCCCTTGCCCGTATGTTGGGAAAGCACAAGAGGTAGTTGATTTTCAGAATGATCAAAGAAAGAATGCTAGAAGTGGATTGGTCTTTTGTGGTGATTATCTGAATTGGTCTTCCATTGAAGGGGCCATCGTAACGGGCCATACGGCAGCTAATATACTAAGTAAAGTAAATACTTAG
- a CDS encoding B12-binding domain-containing radical SAM protein: MKKIVLVSLNAKYIHTNLAIRYLETYYREHYNEQYPVEFVRKEYTINQQLADIVADLYLQKADVIGFSCYIWNVDSILKVIRNFKKVAPRVKIVLGGPEVSFDSKERMLAYPEIDYIICGEGEDAFAKLMLTLDLPSTELQDTLIGISYRDPISQEIIEAKQQVKIKELAKIPSPYGDNFDPLDFQYRIIYYESSRGCPYSCQYCLSSTDQGVRFFPIEQVKSDLKKFIEAKVKQVKFVDRTFNCAPKYAMDLFRWIIEHQQGFTNFHFEISADLLTDEMLEFLKGAPLGLFQFEIGVQSTHDQTLDAIQRKMDFQKLKEAVLRLQEGANIHQHLDLIVGLPHEDFQRFAQSFDDVYKLQPDKLQMGFLKVLKGSGMRMREQEYGFIYMDEPPYEILQTNDLTYDDVILLRDIEHILDHYYNSHQFTHTLAYLIAQEKSPFEFYERFAQYASAQGFFEKSHSQGAMYDFLFAFVSATSDSNDAKVSIVRDFMKFDFVRLSPHGKLPDVLHNYTSDDLKKKKQVLVSDPTVIEQYYPQYAQLNMRNLSKYVQIESFQYDIMNTMEQRTTYYLFVYHDDPLNFKRADWYDVTEQIKQI; the protein is encoded by the coding sequence ATGAAAAAAATTGTGCTAGTTTCTTTAAACGCAAAATACATACATACGAACCTCGCCATCCGATACTTAGAAACATACTATCGTGAGCATTATAATGAACAGTATCCAGTCGAGTTTGTACGCAAAGAATATACAATAAACCAACAGCTAGCGGATATCGTGGCTGATTTATATCTACAAAAAGCTGATGTGATTGGTTTTTCGTGCTATATTTGGAATGTGGATTCGATTCTTAAAGTGATCCGGAATTTTAAGAAAGTAGCCCCAAGGGTAAAAATCGTACTCGGTGGCCCTGAGGTGAGCTTCGATTCCAAGGAACGAATGCTTGCGTATCCTGAAATTGATTACATCATCTGTGGTGAAGGTGAGGATGCATTTGCAAAGCTAATGCTAACTTTAGATCTTCCATCCACAGAATTACAAGATACCCTTATAGGAATATCATACAGAGACCCAATTTCCCAGGAAATCATTGAGGCCAAGCAGCAGGTGAAAATCAAAGAACTGGCAAAAATCCCGTCACCTTACGGCGACAATTTTGACCCGTTAGATTTTCAGTATCGCATCATCTACTACGAGAGCTCTCGAGGATGCCCGTACTCTTGCCAATACTGTCTTTCGTCAACGGATCAAGGTGTGCGCTTCTTCCCAATCGAGCAAGTGAAAAGCGATTTGAAGAAGTTTATAGAGGCGAAGGTCAAGCAAGTAAAGTTCGTTGATAGAACCTTTAACTGTGCACCTAAATATGCGATGGATTTATTCCGCTGGATTATCGAGCATCAACAGGGATTCACCAACTTCCACTTTGAAATTTCTGCTGATTTATTAACGGATGAAATGCTTGAATTCTTAAAGGGCGCTCCGTTAGGATTGTTTCAGTTTGAAATTGGTGTCCAATCTACCCATGATCAGACATTAGACGCAATCCAGCGCAAGATGGATTTTCAAAAGTTAAAAGAGGCTGTCCTACGATTACAAGAAGGCGCCAATATCCATCAACACCTCGATTTGATTGTCGGATTACCGCACGAGGATTTCCAACGCTTCGCACAGTCCTTTGATGATGTATACAAGCTACAGCCAGACAAGTTACAAATGGGTTTTCTTAAGGTATTAAAGGGCTCCGGCATGAGAATGCGAGAGCAGGAATACGGTTTTATCTACATGGACGAGCCACCATATGAAATATTACAAACGAATGATTTAACCTATGATGATGTCATTCTTTTGAGGGATATTGAGCATATTCTCGATCACTATTATAATTCTCATCAATTTACACATACATTGGCGTACTTAATAGCACAGGAGAAGTCTCCGTTTGAATTCTATGAGCGCTTTGCTCAATATGCAAGCGCGCAGGGTTTTTTTGAAAAATCTCATAGTCAGGGTGCTATGTACGACTTTTTATTTGCTTTTGTCTCAGCAACTTCTGACTCAAACGATGCTAAGGTTTCAATTGTTAGAGATTTCATGAAGTTTGACTTTGTTCGATTAAGCCCACATGGTAAATTACCCGATGTCCTACATAATTATACAAGTGACGATTTGAAAAAGAAGAAACAGGTTTTGGTATCGGATCCAACTGTAATTGAACAATATTATCCGCAGTACGCGCAACTCAACATGAGGAATCTCAGTAAATATGTGCAAATTGAATCATTTCAGTATGACATCATGAATACGATGGAGCAAAGAACTACATATTATCTGTTTGTTTACCATGATGACCCCTTGAATTTTAAAAGGGCAGATTGGTATGATGTGACTGAACAGATAAAGCAGATATGA
- a CDS encoding M20 metallopeptidase family protein has translation MTETVGHWVDYIDKQLIEQLSEWRRILHQQPELSNQEWETAKRVKKWLSEMGVEIVEYPDIPGFVGIVSGLIDEEIAIRADMDALPILDEKVCGYTSKNTGVMHACGHDGHVAILLGVAKVLCDIQRQGLLQKTVRLIFQHSEEQVPGGARAMIQAGALGKAKRIFGAHLWASLEVGTVAMKPGVIMAAADRFIIHIQGKGGHGSMPHQTIDAILVASHIIQGLQTIVSRNIDPLESAVISVGTMQAGTNFNIIADKAKITGTVRTFQPEVREMIQERMHLMIQSICQAHGATCEISYMEGYPPVVNDSKLATEIEQEFHQVLLSEQIIAMKPVMGGEDFSYFLNEIPGVYFFIGAGNQSTGIVYPQHHPKFDIDEHSLTIGVKAFLAILHLECRKMG, from the coding sequence TTGACCGAAACCGTTGGGCATTGGGTGGACTATATAGATAAGCAGTTAATCGAGCAATTGAGTGAATGGCGCAGGATTCTGCATCAACAGCCAGAGCTATCGAATCAAGAGTGGGAAACAGCTAAACGAGTGAAGAAGTGGTTGTCCGAAATGGGGGTAGAAATTGTTGAATACCCAGATATACCAGGATTTGTTGGGATTGTTAGCGGTTTAATAGACGAGGAGATTGCGATTCGTGCGGATATGGATGCCTTGCCAATCCTTGATGAGAAGGTCTGTGGATATACTTCCAAGAATACGGGAGTCATGCATGCTTGTGGGCATGATGGGCACGTGGCGATTTTACTTGGGGTGGCAAAGGTTTTGTGTGATATCCAGCGGCAAGGGTTACTGCAGAAGACCGTACGCTTGATTTTTCAACACTCTGAAGAACAAGTACCTGGTGGTGCCCGTGCTATGATACAAGCAGGCGCTCTAGGCAAAGCGAAACGAATATTTGGCGCTCATCTATGGGCTTCCCTTGAGGTCGGAACAGTGGCAATGAAACCAGGTGTTATTATGGCAGCAGCTGATCGATTTATCATCCATATCCAAGGCAAAGGCGGCCACGGCTCTATGCCTCACCAAACCATTGATGCAATCTTAGTGGCAAGCCACATCATCCAAGGACTACAAACGATTGTCAGTAGAAATATAGACCCATTGGAATCCGCCGTGATATCCGTGGGAACGATGCAAGCGGGAACGAATTTTAATATTATTGCAGACAAAGCCAAAATCACTGGCACAGTGCGAACGTTTCAACCAGAAGTTCGTGAAATGATACAAGAACGCATGCACCTGATGATTCAATCCATTTGTCAGGCCCATGGCGCTACCTGTGAAATCAGTTATATGGAAGGGTATCCACCGGTCGTCAACGACTCGAAGCTGGCTACTGAAATTGAGCAGGAGTTCCATCAAGTGCTGCTATCAGAGCAGATAATTGCAATGAAACCAGTGATGGGTGGAGAGGATTTTTCATACTTTTTGAATGAGATTCCTGGGGTATATTTCTTCATCGGAGCAGGGAATCAGTCGACAGGGATTGTGTATCCGCAGCATCATCCTAAATTTGACATTGATGAACACAGCTTGACGATTGGTGTGAAAGCGTTTTTGGCAATTCTTCACCTAGAATGCAGAAAAATGGGCTAA
- a CDS encoding stage VI sporulation protein F, translating into MSNNIFEDEKFQQFVGKHGDQLKNLAKTISPETLTDEKQLKGTLKMLAKMANVKTDDDKLDQLVKTLKKHNFNPKDPSSLNSILDSVKQKKK; encoded by the coding sequence TTGTCGAATAACATTTTTGAAGATGAGAAGTTCCAGCAGTTTGTAGGTAAGCATGGTGATCAATTAAAGAACTTAGCGAAAACAATTAGCCCAGAAACTCTAACAGATGAAAAGCAGTTAAAGGGCACGCTCAAGATGTTAGCGAAGATGGCGAATGTTAAAACAGATGACGATAAGTTAGATCAATTAGTAAAGACATTGAAGAAGCATAACTTTAATCCGAAGGATCCAAGTTCACTGAATAGTATATTAGATAGTGTAAAACAGAAGAAGAAGTAA
- a CDS encoding S8 family peptidase, which yields MKVRFHIPLAIAAFLATTYKPYQKLSKRNRKIIVFRNWHMERELHKSLDYLKHRGAHPIHALPSIRAVTCQFYGNCNKRDLLRDPNILRVDDDIEVTIKPLPFLFPYMHMPITSRTIVPWGVEKVHAPEAWQYATGRGVKVGVIDTGVDLSHPMLVANLRQGINIINPDISPQDDNGHGTHVAGTIAASGGPGSLIGVAPEAELYPVKAFDKHGKALLSDIGKAVEWCVENDIRLINMSFGTSSSNQTLQEIYLQAYERGAVMIAASGNNGPDGAMGYPGRYPFTIAVGATDEEDEIASFSSRGVPVNICAPGVDILSCWLHGGVKRLKGTSMATPHVTGTVALMLERYPQLYFGQIRQVLSATTTKLPGIARTMQGMGLLNTEKAIEMLF from the coding sequence ATGAAAGTTCGATTTCATATACCGTTAGCTATTGCGGCATTTTTAGCTACTACTTATAAGCCCTATCAAAAACTATCAAAAAGAAATAGAAAGATTATCGTATTTAGAAATTGGCATATGGAACGTGAACTTCATAAGAGTCTTGACTATCTGAAACATAGAGGTGCACATCCAATTCATGCACTTCCAAGTATTCGAGCAGTTACATGCCAATTTTATGGGAACTGTAACAAGCGTGATCTATTAAGAGATCCTAACATATTGAGAGTTGATGATGACATAGAAGTCACAATCAAGCCCTTGCCATTTCTTTTCCCATACATGCATATGCCAATTACCAGTCGCACAATTGTCCCATGGGGAGTAGAAAAGGTTCATGCCCCAGAAGCATGGCAATACGCGACAGGGCGTGGTGTAAAAGTTGGAGTCATTGATACAGGAGTCGATTTATCGCATCCAATGCTGGTGGCGAATCTTCGTCAGGGTATCAACATTATAAATCCTGATATTTCCCCACAAGACGATAATGGTCATGGAACCCATGTTGCTGGAACAATTGCGGCGTCAGGTGGACCAGGAAGTTTAATAGGGGTTGCACCAGAAGCTGAGTTATATCCTGTAAAAGCATTTGATAAGCACGGCAAAGCGTTGCTTTCAGACATTGGTAAGGCTGTAGAATGGTGTGTCGAGAACGATATTCGGTTAATCAACATGAGTTTTGGAACTAGTAGTTCGAATCAGACGTTACAAGAAATTTACTTACAAGCATATGAAAGAGGAGCAGTTATGATTGCTGCGTCCGGTAACAACGGCCCTGACGGAGCGATGGGTTATCCTGGTCGATATCCATTTACGATTGCGGTCGGTGCGACGGATGAAGAAGATGAAATCGCTAGCTTTAGTAGTCGAGGGGTTCCGGTGAATATATGTGCTCCTGGGGTTGATATTCTGTCATGTTGGTTACACGGTGGCGTCAAGCGTCTCAAGGGAACATCGATGGCGACTCCACATGTAACGGGTACGGTGGCACTCATGCTCGAACGGTATCCACAGCTATACTTCGGTCAGATTCGACAAGTTCTATCCGCTACTACCACAAAACTTCCTGGTATTGCAAGGACTATGCAAGGTATGGGACTACTCAATACTGAAAAGGCAATCGAGATGCTTTTCTAA
- a CDS encoding AMP-binding enzyme → METWSPFYYQHHHFELEDLLKQHHAIVDVGVVGVPDISQGELRFAYLCLQNGVIFDESLKVELNQFISEKFAKDCVPNHYYIVKELPKTRSGKLARQQLKTWAVENVQQA, encoded by the coding sequence ATGGAGACTTGGAGTCCTTTTTATTACCAACATCACCATTTTGAATTAGAGGATCTTTTGAAGCAGCACCATGCGATTGTAGATGTGGGTGTGGTAGGAGTTCCTGATATTAGTCAAGGTGAATTAAGATTCGCTTATTTATGTTTGCAAAATGGTGTTATCTTTGATGAGAGTCTAAAGGTGGAGTTAAATCAATTTATTTCGGAGAAGTTTGCGAAAGATTGTGTGCCTAACCACTACTATATTGTAAAAGAGTTGCCGAAGACACGCAGTGGGAAACTGGCAAGACAACAATTAAAGACATGGGCGGTAGAAAATGTGCAACAAGCATAA